From Draconibacterium halophilum, one genomic window encodes:
- a CDS encoding HAD-IIB family hydrolase, with product MKNIKLVATDLDGTFLKNDRTISQANIDALHKLGDKQIVRVAATGRNLQKVKDVLQPDLPFDFVVFSSGAGVYNWQKKQLIANQNIKVSSAQKLLNHFIQRDVNFHAFYPVPDNHKHYYYRGKDDCEEFERYFKFNVAYAEQLKTKALPNGELCQFLVIIKQDEERFKHLKADIEALCPEIRVIRASSPITPGYIWIEVFHHSVSKGNGVNEICKQLGITQEETMGLGNDYNDFDLLEFTMHSFLTDNSPHEIKDKYPVVPSNEDDAFAFSVQSLF from the coding sequence ATGAAAAATATAAAACTTGTTGCAACCGATTTGGATGGTACGTTTCTGAAAAATGACCGGACAATTAGTCAGGCAAATATTGATGCTTTGCATAAACTGGGTGATAAACAGATTGTTCGTGTTGCAGCAACGGGGCGGAATTTGCAGAAAGTAAAAGATGTACTGCAGCCCGATTTGCCTTTCGATTTTGTGGTGTTTTCTTCGGGCGCCGGCGTTTACAACTGGCAGAAAAAGCAACTTATTGCCAATCAGAATATAAAAGTGTCGTCGGCCCAAAAGCTGCTTAATCATTTTATTCAACGCGATGTAAATTTTCATGCTTTTTATCCGGTTCCCGATAATCATAAACACTATTATTACCGCGGGAAGGACGATTGCGAAGAGTTTGAACGTTACTTTAAATTTAATGTAGCGTATGCAGAGCAACTAAAAACCAAGGCTTTGCCAAACGGCGAATTATGCCAGTTTCTGGTCATTATTAAACAAGATGAAGAACGGTTTAAACACCTGAAAGCAGATATCGAAGCTTTGTGCCCCGAGATTAGAGTTATCCGTGCATCGTCGCCAATTACTCCCGGGTATATCTGGATCGAGGTTTTTCACCATTCCGTATCGAAAGGAAACGGGGTGAACGAAATTTGTAAACAATTGGGAATTACGCAAGAAGAAACGATGGGGCTGGGAAATGACTACAACGATTTTGACCTGCTGGAATTTACCATGCACTCCTTTTTAACCGATAACTCGCCCCATGAAATAAAAGATAAATATCCGGTGGTACCAAGCAACGAAGATGATG